In the genome of Equus przewalskii isolate Varuska chromosome 29, EquPr2, whole genome shotgun sequence, the window agaattcttttaaactcaattaaaaagtgggcaaatagtccaaacagacatttctccaacatatacacacatccaacaagcacatgaaaacatactcaacatcattagccattcaGCAAACGCAAATCAAAATCCCACTGACTGTTTTCTCAGTAATGGCATCTCCACTTCTGGCACAGGGCCTTCGCCCACAAGTGCACTCAACAATCACTGACGGAACAAATCAGTGGCTAGAAGGGGTCTGGCAGGCAGTTTCCCTCTACAGGCTATCCTGAGATGAATAACGTGCATCTGAATGAGGTAAAATCGGTAATTTACTCACTAAGAGCAGAGTGCACCCAGGTGCCAACATTTGGAACCCGAGACCAAGCTGTAAGCAGACCAACCACTGGAAGGGGGAGGCTATGGCTCTTGGCTTCCCTGGCAAAGATCTCTTAAGAGAACGATCCAGGGAGAAATGGTGTTTTTCTGCTCGCTAGACTTAAGTGCTAGGGCTGAGTGAAAACCCAGGGTCCTGTGGAAGAGGCAGCTTAGTACTACCAGGAGACTGCACATCCCTGCCTGTTCTCGGTGCACAGGAGGCTCCAGAAGGCTGAGTGCACCAGGATGTCTTCCCACCCATCTCAGAGGAAGGCTTGCTCCAAATGCCCACTGCCTGACAGTGAGAAGCAGGAAGGTGAGGTGGCTGCTTTCCCTCTACTTACCGTCCAGACACCGGTTGTTATATTTCTTATATGCAGTGATAGCATCATCCTTCTTCACAAAGACCACCTCTGCTACCCCAGGATGGACCAGCCGAGCCCGCTTGAGGGctccacacacacagaaaagctcCTGCAAAGAACAAGAGGGGCTGGTGTTCGGGGAGAATTGCAGGCTGTCACCCTGCCTGCCACTCACACACTCCAGAGGGCTCTGGGTTGAGTGATGGCTGCACTCCAGCTGAATACGCCCAGTGCCCGAGATTTCAGGGAGGCTCCATTCTAGGTGGTGTTGCTGGGACATCCATGGGCCTCAACATGGGACCAGATAAGGAGACAAGCTGTGCTGGCAGGGAGAAATAGGTCTGGGCTTATAAGGCTTGGAGTccctgtgaccttcagcaagtcaccCCCAAAGTCCTCCTGCCTCAGTATCCACTTCCTCCACAAGAAGAATAGTCATGGAATATGGACTTTCTCTCAGAGAGCTCTGTCATGAGAATGAATGTTTAGGTTCATCAAAGATAGTGGCTAATATGTCACCTGGGAATCTGTTAGAAACACAAACTCTGGAGTTCTACacagggtgaccaaccatcccggTTTGGCTGGACTGAGGGACTTCCCAGGACATGGGATTTTCAGTGCTAACCAGGAGTCTCCAGCAAAATGAAGACAGTTGGTCACCTTACgtcagagacctgggtttgatccctggggctctgcctccTATCAGCTGTGTGGCTTCaagtaagttatttaacttctctgagggtgagttttctcttctgaaaagaagaaaaggactgGTCTAGCCTACCTCTCACGGTTGCTAAAAGTGCAAATGAAAGCATTCTTAAGGCAGTACACACGTGTTACCATCGTCATTTACTTCAGTCTCTCCTCATCTTACAGACCAGGAGactgagggcagagagggaacACAATGTCGCGATGGACCACAGAGGCCAACTAGCGCCCGAGCCATTTCTTCACGGGCAACTGGCCTTCACAAGGTTATGGGGACAAAGAGAAGACTCATGAAGAGGTCATTGAGATGATTTGTTTCTAATGATAAAACggaaaatgttaaatatcaaaACCAAGACATGGAACTGAATACTAAGTGTGATCCCAATTTTACTACTGCTGTTCTTAAATTTTAACATTACCTATTTGGGTAGAAAAGAGGCGAGGGTGACTATTACTGGCAGTTTATTCTGAGTGGTGATCATTACAGCTGTTTCCTTTTTCACTATTCAGTATTCTTAAAGATCCTGCATACAAAGTGCCTGCCACACAGTGAGTACTCAGTAAATGATGGCTATTATTttctaatcaggaaaaaaattgttttaattctttaaaacttGTCAAGTATTACACAAAGTAGGTTGCAATTTCCATTCTTGTGTGCACTGTTCACTGGCATGCCTGCTTCGTTCTAAAAGCAACCACACAGCACTCACGTATTTCACAATTAAAATCATTAACAAACATGGTGGCCAGTGTGGCTGTTACAGAACCTGGGACTCAGGTGCAGGGAGAGGCTGGAAGCCAGTTACACTCATTCTGTGATGTGACAGTTCAGAGTTAAAAGGGTACCTGGATTATTAAACTTACAGCTTTTTTTTGGTGCCTGAATGAAAACAAGGTTGAAAAGAAGTCCTGGCTACATCTGGGCACCCCCTCACCAGGCACCTGAATTAGGCTTTGCCCATGACTGCCAAGAGTGGGAGAGGATGGCCCAGAAAGGCAATCCAGAGGGGCCAACCACTAGCTAACACCAACCCATCTCATTCCTTTTACTTTGAATCATAACGAAAACCTCTAAAGCAGGCAGAAGTTCCAAAGACTCGTGGGAAAATATGAACCACCAGATTTTGCACAGTGGGACTAAAGGATCCCATTCAAGACCCATTCCAGCACAATGCCCTGGCCCTGAGAGTCAGGCCGGACACCTGGCCCTGGTTTAGAAGCTGGGAGGAAAAGAGCTAACACTGCCAGCCTGAATGCTATCCTTTAGAAGGCCTGCTTCCGAGGTAGGCCcttggctggtgtctgggaactTGGCTTCTAGGAGGGCTCCAACTACCCTAATCGAGaagagtggctcactgtgcctaagCTGTTTGTGCCAACACTTGCGGTTTATACTCAATACCTgccttccttctgggagtctggaattttggtacgCGTGAGGCAGAGTGCCTACGTGACCAGGCCCCAGTAAACACCCTGAGCCCTGACTGTCTAAGGAGCTTCCCTGGTTTCACGTGTGTCGTCACAACTCACTGCTGGGGGAGTAAAGTgcatcctgtgtgactccactgggagaggactctgCAAGCTGTGCTTGGTTTCCCCTAGCCTTTGTCCCATGAGCCTTTCCTTTTGCTGATTCTGCTTTGTGCCCTGTAAGGAATCTTGGCCCTGATACGACTCTATGCTGCATCCTATGAGTTCTCCCAGAGAATCAGTGAACCTGGGGTTGGTCTCAGGGACTCCCGACAGAGAAGTGGTTTGAGATTTTAAATTCTGGCAGGCCACAGTACTTACAACAATGTCCTCCTCGGTGACTCGAGGGTGCAGATTATTCACAGTCATCTTGGTGCCTTCCAAAGGGCTGAGGACAGGCTGCCAGACAAGAGCATTaccagaaatcaaagaagagctgTGCACTCAAACAGCAGCACTCACTCCAGGGAAACACGAGGGAGGCCCGGAGGGAACGATCACGGAGAGCCCGTCACAACCAGGCCCCTCCAACCTCAGCGCCCAGCACGCCCATCACCCGATGCTAAGGCATGGAACCTCTTATCATTTCCCAAACATGCCAGGTCCTTTCAGGTCTTTGAGCTCTGCCTGGAACGCCACTCATGTTTCAAGACCCACGCAGCTCAGGCGGCACTTTCTCCTTAAAGCTTTCCCGGATCTGCCCAACGGAATTAGATGCTCTCTTCTCAGTGCTCCCAACAGCACTCTTCTGAGCAGACCTCTGTTGTGTCAGCAGACACAGTGCTCGTCTGCAGCTCTGTATTCCCCACTCGCCTGCAAGTAGGGGCCACTGGGTCTCGGTGTGCTCCCTTGTAAAGAGGAGTGGCAAAGCCCATTTCACAGAGGCGCTGTGAGGACTCAACAGGGTACACACAGCACACCACCCACCCAGCACAGGCTGAGtctcttccaccccttcaccTTGCCCTCACCTCAGCAGGCGGCAGCTCTTTGGGGGGCTCCTCCTTGTTCACTAGCGTCCGGGACATGCTGGTCAAGGCTTTTGTTCGAACAGAAGAGGGGAGAGTAGGAGCTGTGTACGCATCATTCTGAACCACTTTGGTGAGAGGGAGGGCCTTCGATGTGGAAAGCTTGGAACTGCTCAGCCCGGCCTAAACAAAGAGGCAGACAGGAATCTGAGAGGCCGGAGACCTCGATGCCCCAAGGGGCTGACAACCAGCACCCTCGAGGCCTCCCAGCTCCCCAGTTCCATTACCAGTCTGGAGCCAAAAAGGCTGCCGGCTGCCAGTAACATGCCACAGGGAAGGGGCGGGAGGACAGAAAACACACGGCCTGCACAGAAGCCACCTTCCAGGGTTAGAAGCTCTTGGCAGGAAGCTTCCATGCAGCCCTGACCAGGAGACACCGGCTCACCCACACCATTTAGACTTTATACAAACCCTACAATTTGGGGCCAGTCAAAAGGCCAAAAGCTTGGGGTCATGTTCATTCCCAAATATGCTTCTATCACGATGGGCTGATCATCAGCTCTGGACTGGCTGGGCATAGGAACCCACTCTTAAGGCCCAGATTCACAGCTTTTCGGTCCCTGTTGCGGCCACACAAAGGCTCCACACATAGCCCCGGCCTCACCAGCTTCCAGACTGTCAGGGACGTGCTGGCAGAGCTGGTATGTGCAGACCAGCAGTAAcaggtccctccctcccctgctacCCCGAGGCGGGATGTGGTCCCTTGGAAATATAAACCAGTGAACTCCCGGCTATTAATGCGTCTGAGGACAAAGATGCATGAGGCACAAGTGGCAGGTGGCCTTGCTGATTTAGGATAGGGTTTAGCAGGTACTGACTCAGGGACGACGGAGGAATGCAGCAGCCAGAGAGGCAGAGTATGGGGCGGGCTGATCTACCAGCTTCTCCGAGTCTAGCTGAAATGCTCCCCCCTTGCTGGATTCCACGTTTCTCAAGCCGCTTCCTGAGCCTCGAGGGCCAGTATGGTGTAAACCCGTGGCCCCGGAGCCAGACTGCTTAGGCTTGACTCCTGGATCCACTACTACTTACAAGCTGGGTGATACTGAGCAGGtgtgtttaacctctctgtgcctcattccTCATCCATAAACCAGGGGTGATAACAGTACCCATCTCACAAGGACGGAGGGAAGGGCAGTCTTACATGAGTTAGTAAGAACACAGCGTGTTTGCAGTTAGGGTTAGCCACTAACTGAGCTGGCTGACAGGCCCCCTGGTGCAGACCCGAGCAGTCTAATCACTGGAAAGGCCCAGCCCCTTTGTAACACACTGGATCACTCAGCTTCCCACATCCCTTTAAGAGCTTCGAGGGTAACCAGGAAATTACACTGCACATTCAATGCAGTACCCAAAACTGAGTCTTTGGGCCTCTGAAGGCCAAACAAAGGCACTTGGCTTGGGTACCCAGTGGCCTCCTGTCTGTATCTGTTATACCCATGAGCTGAGCCGGGCAGACCTCCCTGATGTTCCCATACTGATActgctctctttccttctctgcatgGTATCTGACCAGCATCCTAGTCAACAAGCTTCCCCTGCATGCAGGCTGCAATGGCAGAGCCCACAGGCAAGGTTCAGCTTATTCTTGCTACACACCAGCCAAGGGAATCCAGATTCAAGAACGGGGCCGGAGTGCTGATCAAGAGGGAAGGGGAACATACAGAGCGTCCTgccagaaagggaagaaaacaggaTTCCCTTCTGTGGGGCGCACCCGTTTCCCCCAAGGGGAATCAAACACAGCAACTGGGAGCTGCAGCTCTGCCCTTCGCTAGCCGTGGGCGCTCTGACGAGTCACTGGACACCCTGCGCTCAGCATTTATAGAACGAGTGCTTGATTAGTTCCAGCTCTGAACATCTTATGACCCAAATGAAGAAATACTTTTGAATTGAAAGGCCCTACTCTCCACCACCTTCCCCATCCACCTGATCAGACACAGAGTGAGTGtaggaaaagcagaaaatgcCCTACCACGTGGTGGAGAAAGCTGCCTGAGGTGGTGAATTTCATCTGTTTACTAGGAGTGGGAGCTACGACGTCTTCGTCTTCATCTAGGTCgtataaattctgaaaataaagagacagaagCTAACGTGGCATGCAAGTTCTCAACAGACATTTGGAGTGAGGACAGCGAGCAGATGACTACTGGAACGTGTGAGACCAAGGGAGAAGTGGGCACAGGGGAAGTGCCTGGGGAGACTCAtgtcctgggaggctggggctcATGTCCTGGGAGGCTGGCTCCTGGCCCACAAGGGCCCGATCAAAGTGCCTCCAGGTACATCTGAAGTACCTTCCTACAAGTGAGCAGTACCCATCAAGAGTCCCTAAAATGTTTGCTTATATCCTTTGGCAATCTGGCCTACAGAAATCAACCCAAACCCTAGAAAAAGCTTTATCCACAAAGACGTTCAGAGAAGGATTTCTAACAGTGAAAATCACAAGAAAATGGTTTAAATAAACTGAAACGTCAATTCAAGGATTATGTGATTATTAAAAATGCTTAGAGTAACTATCAAccatataaaaatgcttcagttaTAAAGTGAAAACAGAATGACACAAAATTGGATAACAATATAACCACAACTACAGTaggcattaaataaataacaatgacAACTTAAAGAACCAACAAAACAGGCAGGAACCAGGGCAGAATTTCCACAGTGGCTGGCTTTGGAGTGCAGGAGCCTGAGgaactctttttctcttcttaatctttctctatttaatatttctatattaaGCACATActactttttgttcctttttggtgaggaagaatggccctgagctaagatctgttgccaatcttcctcttttcacttgaggaagactgttgctgagctaacgtctgtgcccatcttcctctatcttacgtgggatgtcgccacagcatggcttgatgagaagtgtgaggtctgcacccaggatcggaacctgcggaccccaggccgccaaagcagagtgtcagaacttaaccactatgccactgggccagccccaagcacatgctacttttatcataaaaaaataataaagacttttAATTTGCCTCTCTGCCCCTTATGTATCACCTCCTCCACTTAAGAAGTTTCTTCTTAAAACTCAAACTGCAGAAAGCCAACTATAACCCATCCTCCAACTCTTCAAAGTGGGAACCTTGGGCCAGGCCTCAGTTAATTCACCCAGTACCTCCCATGAAAACACAAGTGAGTATGTTTACACACTCGTACACATAAATCACACATAAATTACATACACATTCTACCTGCTTGGCCTGGTGGTTATTGACGACATTGATCTTCATTCCAGCAGGATGGGCATGAAGTGGTGCCATGGCCTTCTGCTGAGGAACCTAGAAACACCCAGGAGTCATAACTCATCCCACAAAGATGGTGGGGACACAGTTTTGGTCTATGGTAAAAGGCCCTAGAGAGTGCCTCAAGTCCaaagcaggagagtgacaggaAGACCCGCCTTCCCAGGGACCAGGTGACAACGCACGTGCAGGGCTCAAGGAACCCgactccataaatgtttgctgtgGCGGCTCTTCCCGTTCCCAAAGTTGCTGTGCAGATTAAATGATACTGTTCCGCTCCCTTTGGGCGGCGGCTGTGCAGGTGGCCAGGCCCAGCACTAGGAGCCAGGTCTGACTGGGCTCCTACTCTGGCCCTTGCACTGACcggctgtgtaactttgggcacaATTCACATCTCAGGGCCTCAGACTCTTCTTTTATAAACTGGGGTGATAATCCCAGGGTTGCAGTGAGGAACAACTAAGGTCATACATGTTATGTGCCTGCCACGTAGCACGTGCTCAGCAAATGCTCTGTCCTTCCCCTCTCGTCCCTCCACCACAATGGCACTTGGGGAAGTCACTTACCTCCAGCAGACCCCCCCTTCCTTTTACATAAAACTGAGACAACAGCTTGCCTTCCTCATATGGTTACTATACAAACACTTAGGAGAATTGTCATTTTGTCCAAACACTCCTGGGTCCCTGCACCCTGCCTCAAGCTGCAGTTGTAACTGGCTTCTGGGAATTCATGACAAGAGCCATAGGCTACCTGGATGGTTTTAGTGAGCTTCAGAGCAGGGGTCACTGTCCCGACGGGTGGGCTCATGAAGGCAGCAGGGGAATTTCTCTTCAAGCTGATCTTCTCTCGGGCATCGGCCACCTGGCGGGGCTTCTGGGGTGCCGTGCTCTGCTGCTTGCGGGAGTTCAGCATCTCTCTGGCATCCTGCACTTTCCCTTTGATCCGGAACCGGGCATCTTTCTGCAAAAGCTTTTCCCGGGCATCCTTGACTCCCAGCTTGAGCCGGGCATCCGAGAGGCCAATCTTCTGCCGGGCATCAAACCTCTGCTGGAAGGCGGTTGTGCGTGCTGGCTGGCTGAGGAGGCTCTGCTGTAGCCCAACACGAGACCGGACACCTCCAACCCCTGGTCTGGCATtgagcctgcaaagaaaatggcaatattaagtgGATCTGGACATCAGCAGTAGCCCACGCAAGGAGAGCTGTGGTAATACTGGGAACAGAGGTGGCCGTGGAGAAACAGAAAGCTGCTTCCTGCCTGAGGAAACAATTAAACCTATGTAGAGACTTCTTCCCTAGTTTGTGGCTTTAACTACACGTTGTAAACAGAATTGGGAAGGAGGGCCTGGTGGTCTCTTTCACTACCCAAGACTCCCTAGTCTTGCTGGTCTCCCTAGTTTTGCTCCCTAGATCAGGTGTTTTAAGACACCCTTATGGACAATAACCTCCAAATGACGTCAATCAAATATCCCCAAAATATCACACCCTCACACATCTGAAGAGCAACTTCGGTCTCCAAAGCTCTCCCAGGCCCCCGCTCTCCACCAGCCCTCTCAGCGCTGTGTGAAGTGTCCATTATATGCCCATTCTGCAGCGGCGGACACAGGCTTGGCGAGGCTAAATGGTTAGCAAAGGGCGCCCAGCTGGCCTCCAGCAGCCTCATGCCTCCAGTGCTGGCAGACACCCCTACTGGGCCGGGAGCAAGAAAGCCAACAAGCAGGTCTGCCTTGCAGCTAGTGGACTAACAGATGACACGAAGACtcgataaaaaagaaaaacagtcactCTGTCtgaactgtttctttctttttttttttaaagattttatttttcctttttctccccaaagcccccgcagtacataattgtgtatttttagttgtgggtccttctagttgtggcacgtgggacactgccccaacatggcccaatgagcgctgccacgtccgcgcccaggatccgaaccgacgaaaccctgggccgctgaagcagagcatgtgaacttaaccactcgtccacgggtCTGGCCCCTGAACTGCTtctactcacaacacttctgacaccaatgCGTGGGGTTTTTCCTCACGCCAACCAATTTTCTAACTCTCtagacaccaactgggtgtcctacagttcaattCTAccactaactacctggagttagcacagaccccacaggtgaAGGGCTGGGTCCCACAGACTGCCTTCACTGCGGACGCCGGTCCCAATCCGGGGCTGCCTGTCCTTCTGACCCATGCTCCCCTCAAGTTCGGCAATTTGCTAAAACAGCTCACAGTACTCAGGAAGACAGCTTACTTACCACTACCAGCTTACTATAAagaatataactcaggaacagctaaACAGAAGAGATGCAAAGGGCAGGGTATGGGGAAGGGGTGTGGAGTGCCTATGCCCTCGAGACTGGGCACACCACCCTCCTGGCACGTGGATGtcttcaccaacccagaagctctctaaACCCCACTGCataggggtttttatggaggttccaCTACATGACCATGACTGATTAAATTACTGGCCATTGATGACtaactccatctccagcccctctcccctccctggagtcCAGGTGGGGAGTTGGGTGGGGCTACAAGTTCCAACCAGCTAATCATGCCTAGGTCCTTCTGGCAAGCAGCCCCAACCTGAAGCTACCTAGGGGCCCACCAAGAGtggcctcattagaacaaaagcaGCTCCTATCAcccttatcactcaggaaattccaagggttttaggaactgtgtacc includes:
- the POLDIP3 gene encoding polymerase delta-interacting protein 3 isoform X5 — translated: MTLLCGLSKVMLNARPGVGGVRSRVGLQQSLLSQPARTTAFQQRFDARQKIGLSDARLKLGVKDAREKLLQKDARFRIKGKVQDAREMLNSRKQQSTAPQKPRQVADAREKISLKRNSPAAFMSPPVGTVTPALKLTKTIQVPQQKAMAPLHAHPAGMKINVVNNHQAKQVECNLYDLDEDEDVVAPTPSKQMKFTTSGSFLHHVAGLSSSKLSTSKALPLTKVVQNDAYTAPTLPSSVRTKALTSMSRTLVNKEEPPKELPPAEPVLSPLEGTKMTVNNLHPRVTEEDIVELFCVCGALKRARLVHPGVAEVVFVKKDDAITAYKKYNNRCLDGQPMKCNLHMNGNVITSDQPILLRLSDSPSVKKESELPRRVNPAASSNPPAEVDPDTILKALFKSSGASVTTQPTEFKIKL
- the POLDIP3 gene encoding polymerase delta-interacting protein 3 isoform X6; translated protein: MTLLCGLSKVMLNARPGVGGVRSRVGLQQSLLSQPARTTAFQQRFDARQKIGLSDARLKLGVKDAREKLLQKDARFRIKGKVQDAREMLNSRKQQSTAPQKPRQVADAREKISLKRNSPAAFMSPPVGTVTPALKLTKTIQVPQQKAMAPLHAHPAGMKINVVNNHQAKQNLYDLDEDEDVVAPTPSKQMKFTTSGSFLHHVAGLSSSKLSTSKALPLTKVVQNDAYTAPTLPSSVRTKALTSMSRTLVNKEEPPKELPPAEPVLSPLEGTKMTVNNLHPRVTEEDIVELFCVCGALKRARLVHPGVAEVVFVKKDDAITAYKKYNNRCLDGQPMKCNLHMNGNVITSDQPILLRLSDSPSVKKESELPRRVNPAASSNPPAEVDPDTILKALFKSSGASVTTQPTEFKIKL
- the POLDIP3 gene encoding polymerase delta-interacting protein 3 isoform X2; translated protein: MADISLDELIRKRGAAAKGRLNARPGVGGVRSRVGLQQSLLSQPARTTAFQQRFDARQKIGLSDARLKLGVKDAREKLLQKDARFRIKGKVQDAREMLNSRKQQSTAPQKPRQVADAREKISLKRNSPAAFMSPPVGTVTPALKLTKTIQVPQQKAMAPLHAHPAGMKINVVNNHQAKQNLYDLDEDEDVVAPTPSKQMKFTTSGSFLHHVAGLSSSKLSTSKALPLTKVVQNDAYTAPTLPSSVRTKALTSMSRTLVNKEEPPKELPPAEPVLSPLEGTKMTVNNLHPRVTEEDIVELFCVCGALKRARLVHPGVAEVVFVKKDDAITAYKKYNNRCLDGQPMKCNLHMNGNVITSDQPILLRLSDSPSVKKESELPRRVNPAASSNPPAEVDPDTILKALFKSSGASVTTQPTEFKIKL
- the POLDIP3 gene encoding polymerase delta-interacting protein 3 isoform X1, with translation MADISLDELIRKRGAAAKGRLNARPGVGGVRSRVGLQQSLLSQPARTTAFQQRFDARQKIGLSDARLKLGVKDAREKLLQKDARFRIKGKVQDAREMLNSRKQQSTAPQKPRQVADAREKISLKRNSPAAFMSPPVGTVTPALKLTKTIQVPQQKAMAPLHAHPAGMKINVVNNHQAKQVECNLYDLDEDEDVVAPTPSKQMKFTTSGSFLHHVAGLSSSKLSTSKALPLTKVVQNDAYTAPTLPSSVRTKALTSMSRTLVNKEEPPKELPPAEPVLSPLEGTKMTVNNLHPRVTEEDIVELFCVCGALKRARLVHPGVAEVVFVKKDDAITAYKKYNNRCLDGQPMKCNLHMNGNVITSDQPILLRLSDSPSVKKESELPRRVNPAASSNPPAEVDPDTILKALFKSSGASVTTQPTEFKIKL
- the POLDIP3 gene encoding polymerase delta-interacting protein 3 isoform X4, whose protein sequence is MRSCCSTRSPVVPSYRLNARPGVGGVRSRVGLQQSLLSQPARTTAFQQRFDARQKIGLSDARLKLGVKDAREKLLQKDARFRIKGKVQDAREMLNSRKQQSTAPQKPRQVADAREKISLKRNSPAAFMSPPVGTVTPALKLTKTIQVPQQKAMAPLHAHPAGMKINVVNNHQAKQNLYDLDEDEDVVAPTPSKQMKFTTSGSFLHHVAGLSSSKLSTSKALPLTKVVQNDAYTAPTLPSSVRTKALTSMSRTLVNKEEPPKELPPAEPVLSPLEGTKMTVNNLHPRVTEEDIVELFCVCGALKRARLVHPGVAEVVFVKKDDAITAYKKYNNRCLDGQPMKCNLHMNGNVITSDQPILLRLSDSPSVKKESELPRRVNPAASSNPPAEVDPDTILKALFKSSGASVTTQPTEFKIKL
- the POLDIP3 gene encoding polymerase delta-interacting protein 3 isoform X3, coding for MRSCCSTRSPVVPSYRLNARPGVGGVRSRVGLQQSLLSQPARTTAFQQRFDARQKIGLSDARLKLGVKDAREKLLQKDARFRIKGKVQDAREMLNSRKQQSTAPQKPRQVADAREKISLKRNSPAAFMSPPVGTVTPALKLTKTIQVPQQKAMAPLHAHPAGMKINVVNNHQAKQVECNLYDLDEDEDVVAPTPSKQMKFTTSGSFLHHVAGLSSSKLSTSKALPLTKVVQNDAYTAPTLPSSVRTKALTSMSRTLVNKEEPPKELPPAEPVLSPLEGTKMTVNNLHPRVTEEDIVELFCVCGALKRARLVHPGVAEVVFVKKDDAITAYKKYNNRCLDGQPMKCNLHMNGNVITSDQPILLRLSDSPSVKKESELPRRVNPAASSNPPAEVDPDTILKALFKSSGASVTTQPTEFKIKL